TATACCTTTATCAACTTCTAATAGTGCATTTTCTACCTGCCTTGAGTAAAATGGAATACATGCAAATACTAAAGGAACAATTGCAGCTGTGGAACCTATAGTAGTACCTACTATAAATCTTGTTACACTAGAAAGTAAAGCTATTAGAATAATAAAGGGAATGGATCTAGAAATATTAACTATTTTATCTAAAATAGAATAAATTTTCTTATTCTCTAGTAATCCTCCATCTTTGAATAATACGAGTATTACCCCAAGTATTAATCCAAGTAAACCAGCAACTAATGCAGCTATGACTGTCATATATATAGTTGACTTAGTTTCTATTAAAAAATCATAACGTATATTATATGCATTTTCAAAATATTTAAACATAATTAATCACCTCACTTTCTAACTTTATTTCTGATATTAAAGCTCCTACACTTTCTAAGTAGTTTACAGCTTCGTATATATGTTCTCCTTCAAATACTATAAT
This genomic stretch from Streptobacillus felis harbors:
- a CDS encoding methionine ABC transporter permease; amino-acid sequence: MFKYFENAYNIRYDFLIETKSTIYMTVIAALVAGLLGLILGVILVLFKDGGLLENKKIYSILDKIVNISRSIPFIILIALLSSVTRFIVGTTIGSTAAIVPLVFACIPFYSRQVENALLEVDKGIIEAAKSMGYSKLQIILHVYLKEGLIGIVRVSQLTLISLLSLTTMAGAVGGGGLGNLAISQGYYRYRNDITIVATVIILVLVFLIQYIGNKIIEKISH